The Glycine soja cultivar W05 chromosome 6, ASM419377v2, whole genome shotgun sequence genome has a window encoding:
- the LOC114415482 gene encoding thioredoxin M-type, chloroplastic-like gives MALENCLRVTTVGTATPQCFSPFFPSSRDKLVFPTHRGFKKSLQNSTLSYPYLYSTGAAYRKSRFVCNAREAVNEVKVVTDSSWNNLVIASETPVLVEFWAPWCGPCRMIAPAIDELAKEYAGKIACFKLNTDDSPNIATQYGIRSIPTVLFFKNGEKKESIIGAVPKSTLSATVEKYVDS, from the exons ATGGCCCTGGAGAACTGTTTGCGAGTGACCACAGTAGGCACAGCCACACCCcaatgcttttctccattttttcCATCTTCAAGGGATAAACTTGTCTTCCCAACTCACAGAGGTTTCAAGAAATCCTTGCAAAACTCAACACTGTCATACCCTTATCTTTACTCCACCGGTGCTGCCTATAGAAAATCCCGTTTTGTTTGCAATGCTCGTGAAGCAGTAAATGAAG TTAAAGTGGTGACTGACTCAAGCTGGAACAACCTAGTCATTGCAAGTGAGACCCCTGTGCTGGTAGAGTTTTGGGCACCATGGTGTGGTCCATGCAGGATGATAGCACCTGCTATCGATGAGCTAGCGAAGGAATATGCTGGAAAAATTGCATGCTTTAAGCTTAACACAGATGATTCTCCAAACATAGCAACACAGTACGGCATCAGAAGCATACCAACAGTTCTGTTCTTCAAGAatggagagaaaaaagaaagcataATTGGTGCAGTTCCCAAATCCACTCTGTCCGCAACAGTGGAAAAATACGTTGATTCATAA
- the LOC114415480 gene encoding scarecrow-like protein 1, with protein MSLVRSADLAPTSYENAKLFSLKGTDVRPGLSSQIFDPDKHRSMYMTDAYSGEGYEKYFHDSQTEELIEPSSSSISGSSIHPDVASSYQLRASSGASMVANNPSDSSFMSTRHHDAYQSNSGSDLMENGSLDSRDDEGLMRLRLKALERALLDDSDAGEDEEEEEEEEEDIFEAAQSMEIDPDIAEWADSMHNMLLHGSPKESSSSDSNTSSISSTKEISQTSQTPKKLLYECAIALSEGNEVEGSSMINNLRQMVSIQGEPSQRIAAYMVEGLAARLAESGKSIYKALRCKEPPTSDRLAAMQILFEVCPCFKFGFIAANNAITEAVKDDMKIHIIDFDINQGSQYINLIQTLASRSSKPPHVRLTGVDDPESVQRSVGGLRNIGQRLEKLAEALGLPFEFRAVASRTSIVTPSMLNCSPDEALVVNFAFQLHHMPDESVSTVNERDQLLRLVKSLNPKLVTVVEQDVNTNTTPFLPRFVEAYNYYSAVFESLDATLPRESQDRMNVERQCLARDIVNVVACEGEDRIERYEVAGKWRARMTMAGFTSSPMSTNVTDEIRKLIKTVYCDRYKIKEEMGALHFGWEDKNLIVASAWKLPR; from the coding sequence ATGTCATTAGTTAGGTCTGCTGATCTAGCTCCTACATCATATGAAAATGCTAAGCTCTTCTCACTGAAGGGAACTGATGTTAGACCAGGCCTGTCCTCCCAAATTTTTGATCCTGATAAGCATAGGAGCATGTACATGACCGATGCTTACTCCGGCGAGGGTTATGAGAAGTACTTCCATGACTCACAAACAGAAGAACTGATAGAACCATCTAGTTCCAGCATCTCTGGAAGTTCAATTCACCCTGATGTAGCCTCTTCTTACCAGCTCAGAGCCAGTTCAGGAGCTTCTATGGTTGCCAATAACCCGTCTGATTCTTCTTTCATGTCTACAAGGCATCATGATGCTTACCAGTCAAACTCAGGATCAGATTTGATGGAGAACGGAAGCCTGGATTCACGCGACGATGAAGGTCTAATGAGATTAAGACTAAAAGCACTGGAGAGGGCATTGCTTGATGATAGTGATGCTGGGGAGgatgaagaggaggaggaggaggaagaggaagacaTATTTGAGGCTGCACAAAGCATGGAAATTGATCCTGACATTGCTGAGTGGGCTGATTCAATGCATAATATGCTGCTCCATGGTTCACCAAAGGAGTCCTCTTCTTCAGATTCCAATACCAGCAGCATCAGCAGCACCAAAGAAATATCACAAACTTCTCAGACCCCCAAGAAGTTGCTTTATGAATGTGCTATTGCACTTTCTGAAGGAAATGAAGTGGAAGGATCATCTATGATAAACAATCTCCGGCAGATGGTCTCAATTCAGGGAGAGCCTTCTCAAAGAATTGCAGCCTATATGGTTGAGGGACTTGCAGCTCGCCTGGCCGAATCCGGAAAAAGTATTTACAAAGCTCTGAGATGCAAGGAGCCTCCAACTTCAGATCGTCTAGCAGCTATGCAGATACTGTTTGAGGTTTGCCCATGTTTCAAATTTGGATTCATTGCTGCTAACAATGCAATTACAGAAGCAGTGAAAGATGACATGAAGATTCATATAATAGATTTTGACATCAATCAAGGAAGTCAGTACATAAATCTAATCCAAACACTTGCTTCAAGGTCAAGCAAGCCACCACATGTTAGGTTGACTGGAGTTGATGATCCAGAATCTGTGCAGCGATCTGTTGGAGGCCTACGGAACATAGGACAAAGACTAGAAAAACTGGCAGAGGCACTTGGTTTGCCATTTGAGTTTCGAGCAGTGGCATCAAGGACTTCCATTGTCACCCCATCAATGCTCAACTGCAGTCCTGATGAAGCACTAGTGGTAAACTTTGCATTCCAGCTTCATCACATGCCCGATGAGAGTGTTTCGACAGTAAACGAACGGGACCAACTTCTTCGCTTGGTGAAGAGCCTGAATCCAAAGCTTGTGACAGTTGTGGAGCAAGATGTGAACACAAACACCACCCCCTTCTTACCTAGATTTGTTGAGGCCTACAATTACTACTCTGCTGTGTTTGAGTCACTTGATGCTACTCTTCCTAGAGAAAGCCAGGACAGGATGAATGTTGAAAGGCAATGCTTAGCAAGGGACATTGTCAATGTTGTTGCGTGTGAGGGCGAGGATAGAATAGAGCGGTATGAAGTTGCTGGAAAATGGAGAGCAAGGATGACAATGGCTGGCTTCACTTCATCCCCAATGAGCACAAATGTCACCGATGAAATCCGAAAACTCATTAAGACGGTGTATTGCGACAGGTACAAGATTAAGGAGGAAATGGGAGCGCTTCACTTTGGTTGGGAAGACAAAAACTTGATTGTTGCTTCAGCATGGAAGTTACCAAGATAA
- the LOC114415481 gene encoding transcriptional corepressor SEUSS-like isoform X2, translating into MVPPGPPTPIGGAQSVSPSLLRSNSGMLGAQGGPMPPQSSFPSLVSPRTQFNNMNILGNMSNVTSILNQSFPNGVPNPGLSGPGSSQRGAIDTGAETDPLSSVGNGMSFNNSSSTFVQSSIVNAASSGQGQGQQFSNPSSNQLLPDQQHSQQLEPQNFQHGQQSMQQFSAPLNTQQPPQPQPHFQSIRGGIGGMGPVKLEQVSNDQLGQQQQQQLQSLRNLASVKLEPQQMQTMRTLGPVKMEPQHSDQPLFLQQQQQQQQQQFLHMSSQSSQAAAAQINLLRHHRLLQLQQQHQQQQLLKAMPQQRSQLPQQFQQQNMSMRSPAKPAYEPGMCARRLTHYMYQQQHRPEDNNIEFWRKFVAEYFAPNAKKKWCVSMYGSGRQTTGVFPQDVWHCEICNRKPGRGFEATVEVLPRLFKIKYESGTLEELLYVDMPREYHNSSGQIVLDYAKAIQESVFEQLRVVRDGQLRIVFSPDLKICSWEFCARRHEELIPRRLLIPQVSQLGAVAQKYQSFTQNATPNVSVPELQNNCNMFVASARQLVKALEVPLVNDLGYTKRYVRCLQISEVVNSMKDLIDYSRETGTGPMESLAKFPRRTSGSAGPRGQAQQHEEQLQQQQQQQMVAHNSNGDQNSVRAAAMQIASSNGMVSVNNSVNPASTSTTTSTIVGLLHQNSMNSRQQNSMNNASSPYGGSSVQIPSPGSSSTVPQGQPNSSPFQSPTPSSSNNPPQTSHPALTSANHTSTTNSPANISMQQQQSSISGEPDPSDAQSSVQKIIHEMMMSSQINGNGGMVGVGSLGNDVKNVSGILPVSANTGLNGGNGLVGNGPMNSNSGVGVGNYGTMGLGQSAMPNGIRTAMVNNSIMNGRGGMASLARDQAMNHQQDLSNQLLSGLGAVGGFNNLQFDWKPSP; encoded by the exons ATGGTGCCTCCGGGGCCACCCACTCCCATTGGTGGTGCCCAGTCTGTTTCGCCTTCTCTTTTAAGATCGAATTCGGGAATGCTAGGAGCTCAAGGGGGTCCCATGCCACCACAGTCGTCTTTCCCTTCACTCGTCTCACCACGCACTCAGTTCAACAATATGAACATTCTGGGAAATATGTCCAATGTGACTTCCATACTGAATCAGTCTTTCCCAAATGGAGTTCCGAATCCCGGGCTCTCTGGTCCAGGAAGCAGCCAGCGTGGAGCAATTGATACTGGAGCTGAAACAGATCCGCTCTCCAGTGTTGGAAATGGAATGAGCTTCAATAATTCTTCATCCACATTTGTACAGTCAAGTATAGTGAATGCTGCTTCCTCTGGTCAAGGTCAGGGACAACAATTTTCTAACCCTTCCAGTAACCAGCTGTTGCCAGATCAACAGCATTCCCAACAGCTTGAACCTCAAAATTTCCAACACGGTCAGCAGTCAATGCAACAGTTCTCTGCCCCTCTGAATACACAGCAACCGCCGCAGCCACAGCcgcattttcaatcaattcggGGAGGGATAGGTGGTATGGGACCAGTAAAGCTAGAGCAGGTAAGCAACGATCAACTTGGacaacagcagcagcagcagttgCAATCCTTGAGGAATCTTGCTTCAGTGAAGTTGGAACCACAACAAATGCAGACGATGAGAACTCTGGGACCTGTTAAAATGGAGCCTCAGCATTCTGATCAACCATTATTTttgcagcagcagcaacaacagcagcaacaacagttTCTCCACATGTCAAGTCAATCGTCTCAGGCTGCTGCTGCCCAGATCAATCTTTTGCGCCATCACCGGCTTTTACAGTTACAACAACAACACCAGCAGCAACAGCTCTTGAAGGCAATGCCTCAACAAAGGTCCCAACTACCACAACAATTTCAACAGCAGAATATGTCTATGAGATCTCCTGCGAAGCCAGCATATGAACCAGGGATGTGTGCTAGGCGGCTGACACATTACATGTATCAGCAACAACATAGACCTGAA GATAATAATATTGAGTTCTGGAGAAAGTTTGTTGCTGAGTATTTTGCTCCTAATGCCAAGAAGAAATGGTGTGTTTCAATGTATGGAAGTGGGAGACAAACAACTGGAGTTTTCCCTCAG GATGTATGGCACTGTGAAATATGTAATCGCAAGCCTGGCCGTGGATTTG AAGCAACTGTTGAGGTTCTTCCACGGCTTTTCAAGATAAAGTATGAAAGTGGTACTTTGGAAGAACTACTTTATGTTGACATGCCTCGTGAATATCATAATTCCTCTGGTCAGATTGTTTTAGATTATGCAAAAGCAATACAAGAAAGTGTTTTTGAGCAACTTCGTGTTGTTCGTGATGGCCAACTTCGAATAGTTTTCTCTCCAGACCTGAAG ATATGTTCTTGGGAATTTTGTGCTCGGCGCCATGAGGAACTCATACCCAGGAGATTGTTGATACCACAG gTTAGTCAGCTTGGAGCAGTTGCTCAAAAATACCAGTCTTTTACTCAAAATGCAACACCCAATGTATCTGTTCCAGAATTACAAAATAATTGCAATAT GTTTGTTGCATCAGCCCGTCAGTTGGTTAAAGCCTTAGAAGTGCCATTGGTTAATGATTTAGGATATACAAAGAGATATGTGCGCTGCCTACAG ATATCAGAAGTGGTAAATAGTATGAAAGACTTGATAGATTACAGCCGAGAAACTGGGACTGGACCTATGG AGAGCTTAGCAAAATTCCCTAGGAGAACAAGTGGTTCAGCTGGACCTCGTGGTCAAGCACAACAGCATGAAGAACAAttacagcagcagcaacaacaacaaatggtGGCCCATAACTCAAATGGTGATCAAAACTCAGTACGAGCTGCTGCCATGCAAATTGCTTCTAGCAATGGTATGGTTAGTGTAAATAACTCTGTCAACCCAGCATCCACATCAACAACCACAAGCACTATTGTTGGTCTTCTTCACCAGAACTCTATGAATTCTAGACAACAAAATTCAATGAACAATGCAAGCAGTCCATATGGAGGTAGTTCTGTTCAGATTCCTTCCCCAGGTTCCTCCAGTACAGTGCCACAAGGCCAGCCAAACTCGTCCCCTTTTCAATCACCAACACCGTCCTCTTCTAACAACCCCCCACAAACATCTCACCCTGCTTTAACATCTGCCAATCACACAAGTACGACAAACTCACCAGCTAATATTTCCATGCAACAACAGCAGTCATCTATTTCTGGTGAACCTGACCCTAGTGATGCTCAAAGCTCAGTCCAGAAAATCATACATGAGATGATGATGTCCTCCCAGATTAATGGCAATGGTGGAATGGTCGGTGTTGGATCTCTTGGAAATGATGTGAAGAATGTAAGTGGTATTCTGCCAGTGAGTGCCAATACAGGGCTAAATGGTGGCAATGGCTTGGTGGGTAACGGCCCAATGAACAGTAATTCAGGCGTTGGGGTTGGTAATTATGGCACAATGGGTCTTGGTCAATCCGCTATGCCTAATGGAATCAGAACTGCTATGGTAAATAATTCAATCATGAATGGAAGGGGAGGAATGGCGTCTCTTGCCCGGGATCAAGCTAtgaatcatcaacaagatctgtCAAACCAACTACTTAGTGGGCTAGGGGCAGTTGGTGGTTTTAATAATCTTCAATTTGATTGGAAACCTTCTCCTTGA
- the LOC114415481 gene encoding transcriptional corepressor SEUSS-like isoform X1: protein MRIQKPQVESSSLFVPSQFVDQFPDSVTVQFRNFQLSVSHGDCLKTVISKKMVPPGPPTPIGGAQSVSPSLLRSNSGMLGAQGGPMPPQSSFPSLVSPRTQFNNMNILGNMSNVTSILNQSFPNGVPNPGLSGPGSSQRGAIDTGAETDPLSSVGNGMSFNNSSSTFVQSSIVNAASSGQGQGQQFSNPSSNQLLPDQQHSQQLEPQNFQHGQQSMQQFSAPLNTQQPPQPQPHFQSIRGGIGGMGPVKLEQVSNDQLGQQQQQQLQSLRNLASVKLEPQQMQTMRTLGPVKMEPQHSDQPLFLQQQQQQQQQQFLHMSSQSSQAAAAQINLLRHHRLLQLQQQHQQQQLLKAMPQQRSQLPQQFQQQNMSMRSPAKPAYEPGMCARRLTHYMYQQQHRPEDNNIEFWRKFVAEYFAPNAKKKWCVSMYGSGRQTTGVFPQDVWHCEICNRKPGRGFEATVEVLPRLFKIKYESGTLEELLYVDMPREYHNSSGQIVLDYAKAIQESVFEQLRVVRDGQLRIVFSPDLKICSWEFCARRHEELIPRRLLIPQVSQLGAVAQKYQSFTQNATPNVSVPELQNNCNMFVASARQLVKALEVPLVNDLGYTKRYVRCLQISEVVNSMKDLIDYSRETGTGPMESLAKFPRRTSGSAGPRGQAQQHEEQLQQQQQQQMVAHNSNGDQNSVRAAAMQIASSNGMVSVNNSVNPASTSTTTSTIVGLLHQNSMNSRQQNSMNNASSPYGGSSVQIPSPGSSSTVPQGQPNSSPFQSPTPSSSNNPPQTSHPALTSANHTSTTNSPANISMQQQQSSISGEPDPSDAQSSVQKIIHEMMMSSQINGNGGMVGVGSLGNDVKNVSGILPVSANTGLNGGNGLVGNGPMNSNSGVGVGNYGTMGLGQSAMPNGIRTAMVNNSIMNGRGGMASLARDQAMNHQQDLSNQLLSGLGAVGGFNNLQFDWKPSP from the exons ATGCGAATTCAGAAACCCCAAGTGGAAAGTTCGAGCCTTTTCGTTCCTTCTCAGTTCGTTGATCAGTTCCCAGATTCTGTTACTGTTCAATTTCGCAATTTTCAACTCTCGGTGAGTCATG GTGATTGCTTGAAGACCGTGATATCGAAAAAGATGGTGCCTCCGGGGCCACCCACTCCCATTGGTGGTGCCCAGTCTGTTTCGCCTTCTCTTTTAAGATCGAATTCGGGAATGCTAGGAGCTCAAGGGGGTCCCATGCCACCACAGTCGTCTTTCCCTTCACTCGTCTCACCACGCACTCAGTTCAACAATATGAACATTCTGGGAAATATGTCCAATGTGACTTCCATACTGAATCAGTCTTTCCCAAATGGAGTTCCGAATCCCGGGCTCTCTGGTCCAGGAAGCAGCCAGCGTGGAGCAATTGATACTGGAGCTGAAACAGATCCGCTCTCCAGTGTTGGAAATGGAATGAGCTTCAATAATTCTTCATCCACATTTGTACAGTCAAGTATAGTGAATGCTGCTTCCTCTGGTCAAGGTCAGGGACAACAATTTTCTAACCCTTCCAGTAACCAGCTGTTGCCAGATCAACAGCATTCCCAACAGCTTGAACCTCAAAATTTCCAACACGGTCAGCAGTCAATGCAACAGTTCTCTGCCCCTCTGAATACACAGCAACCGCCGCAGCCACAGCcgcattttcaatcaattcggGGAGGGATAGGTGGTATGGGACCAGTAAAGCTAGAGCAGGTAAGCAACGATCAACTTGGacaacagcagcagcagcagttgCAATCCTTGAGGAATCTTGCTTCAGTGAAGTTGGAACCACAACAAATGCAGACGATGAGAACTCTGGGACCTGTTAAAATGGAGCCTCAGCATTCTGATCAACCATTATTTttgcagcagcagcaacaacagcagcaacaacagttTCTCCACATGTCAAGTCAATCGTCTCAGGCTGCTGCTGCCCAGATCAATCTTTTGCGCCATCACCGGCTTTTACAGTTACAACAACAACACCAGCAGCAACAGCTCTTGAAGGCAATGCCTCAACAAAGGTCCCAACTACCACAACAATTTCAACAGCAGAATATGTCTATGAGATCTCCTGCGAAGCCAGCATATGAACCAGGGATGTGTGCTAGGCGGCTGACACATTACATGTATCAGCAACAACATAGACCTGAA GATAATAATATTGAGTTCTGGAGAAAGTTTGTTGCTGAGTATTTTGCTCCTAATGCCAAGAAGAAATGGTGTGTTTCAATGTATGGAAGTGGGAGACAAACAACTGGAGTTTTCCCTCAG GATGTATGGCACTGTGAAATATGTAATCGCAAGCCTGGCCGTGGATTTG AAGCAACTGTTGAGGTTCTTCCACGGCTTTTCAAGATAAAGTATGAAAGTGGTACTTTGGAAGAACTACTTTATGTTGACATGCCTCGTGAATATCATAATTCCTCTGGTCAGATTGTTTTAGATTATGCAAAAGCAATACAAGAAAGTGTTTTTGAGCAACTTCGTGTTGTTCGTGATGGCCAACTTCGAATAGTTTTCTCTCCAGACCTGAAG ATATGTTCTTGGGAATTTTGTGCTCGGCGCCATGAGGAACTCATACCCAGGAGATTGTTGATACCACAG gTTAGTCAGCTTGGAGCAGTTGCTCAAAAATACCAGTCTTTTACTCAAAATGCAACACCCAATGTATCTGTTCCAGAATTACAAAATAATTGCAATAT GTTTGTTGCATCAGCCCGTCAGTTGGTTAAAGCCTTAGAAGTGCCATTGGTTAATGATTTAGGATATACAAAGAGATATGTGCGCTGCCTACAG ATATCAGAAGTGGTAAATAGTATGAAAGACTTGATAGATTACAGCCGAGAAACTGGGACTGGACCTATGG AGAGCTTAGCAAAATTCCCTAGGAGAACAAGTGGTTCAGCTGGACCTCGTGGTCAAGCACAACAGCATGAAGAACAAttacagcagcagcaacaacaacaaatggtGGCCCATAACTCAAATGGTGATCAAAACTCAGTACGAGCTGCTGCCATGCAAATTGCTTCTAGCAATGGTATGGTTAGTGTAAATAACTCTGTCAACCCAGCATCCACATCAACAACCACAAGCACTATTGTTGGTCTTCTTCACCAGAACTCTATGAATTCTAGACAACAAAATTCAATGAACAATGCAAGCAGTCCATATGGAGGTAGTTCTGTTCAGATTCCTTCCCCAGGTTCCTCCAGTACAGTGCCACAAGGCCAGCCAAACTCGTCCCCTTTTCAATCACCAACACCGTCCTCTTCTAACAACCCCCCACAAACATCTCACCCTGCTTTAACATCTGCCAATCACACAAGTACGACAAACTCACCAGCTAATATTTCCATGCAACAACAGCAGTCATCTATTTCTGGTGAACCTGACCCTAGTGATGCTCAAAGCTCAGTCCAGAAAATCATACATGAGATGATGATGTCCTCCCAGATTAATGGCAATGGTGGAATGGTCGGTGTTGGATCTCTTGGAAATGATGTGAAGAATGTAAGTGGTATTCTGCCAGTGAGTGCCAATACAGGGCTAAATGGTGGCAATGGCTTGGTGGGTAACGGCCCAATGAACAGTAATTCAGGCGTTGGGGTTGGTAATTATGGCACAATGGGTCTTGGTCAATCCGCTATGCCTAATGGAATCAGAACTGCTATGGTAAATAATTCAATCATGAATGGAAGGGGAGGAATGGCGTCTCTTGCCCGGGATCAAGCTAtgaatcatcaacaagatctgtCAAACCAACTACTTAGTGGGCTAGGGGCAGTTGGTGGTTTTAATAATCTTCAATTTGATTGGAAACCTTCTCCTTGA